A single region of the Pontimicrobium sp. SW4 genome encodes:
- a CDS encoding glycosyltransferase: MTFKHFIITRFNLSQKWDKDSLGNEVLDDDWLKKRFQLFEDYCFPSLKSQTNKNFEWWVFFDTATPNLYKEEIEKLSALLPNFMPKFKESYQDFQDTLAKDLLEEIHGKNLDVIITTRLDNDDVFSNNAVAALQNNLVDYKCILEMPIGYNLEIGKVNKLRKMNYLLNPFISLLENVQNNQSIETVYAHQHGEWTHLKKINVTKKPHWIQVIHGNNVSNQVKGKEIFAFGALKGFTFNKPKFSTSNDIKLAKKQIKKKIKSILNR, from the coding sequence ATGACATTCAAACACTTTATAATTACTAGGTTTAATTTATCCCAAAAGTGGGATAAAGACAGTTTAGGTAACGAAGTGTTAGACGATGATTGGTTAAAGAAAAGATTTCAATTATTCGAAGATTATTGTTTTCCTTCCTTAAAAAGTCAAACCAATAAAAACTTTGAATGGTGGGTTTTTTTTGATACTGCAACACCAAATTTGTACAAAGAAGAAATAGAAAAACTTAGTGCGTTGTTACCTAATTTTATGCCTAAGTTTAAAGAGTCTTATCAAGATTTTCAAGATACTTTAGCAAAAGATTTGTTAGAAGAAATTCATGGTAAAAACTTAGATGTTATTATTACCACAAGATTAGATAACGATGATGTTTTTTCTAACAATGCAGTTGCAGCATTACAAAATAACTTAGTCGATTATAAATGTATCTTAGAGATGCCAATAGGCTATAATCTAGAAATAGGAAAGGTTAATAAGTTGCGTAAAATGAATTATCTATTAAATCCTTTTATAAGCCTTTTAGAGAATGTACAGAATAATCAATCAATAGAAACAGTTTATGCGCATCAACATGGCGAATGGACACATCTAAAAAAAATCAACGTAACAAAAAAACCACATTGGATTCAAGTAATACACGGGAACAATGTATCGAATCAAGTAAAAGGAAAGGAAATATTTGCTTTTGGAGCTCTTAAAGGATTCACCTTTAACAAACCAAAGTTTAGCACTAGCAACGATATTAAACTAGCAAAAAAGCAGATAAAGAAGAAAATAAAGAGTATCTTAAATAGATGA
- a CDS encoding glycosyltransferase family 2 protein has translation MLKTVLFNIYKRIKNHRISKRTRYYYFRFINNYFNKVTLKQNKNYKSIPIIIVSYNQLFYLKKLINFLLKNEYSNIVIVDNNSNYKPLLTYFDELKDKVEIHRLTENFGHRVFWEQKEIFNKYNKGYYVLTDPDIVPLNSCPNDFVLKFKQLLDKNWKLSKVGFSLITDDIPDTNPNKTKILEWENRFWKNKTKSGDYQSSIDTTFALYPPKNIWSFRENFYHAIRTNNPYMAIHGGWYMDIDNLTEEQKFYMSTASSSSSWNINSKGDLANDVCY, from the coding sequence ATGTTGAAAACAGTTTTATTTAATATTTATAAGCGTATTAAAAATCATAGAATATCAAAAAGAACAAGATATTACTACTTCCGCTTTATAAATAACTATTTCAATAAAGTAACTTTAAAACAAAACAAGAATTATAAGTCTATACCTATTATTATAGTGAGTTATAATCAACTTTTTTATTTAAAGAAATTAATTAATTTTCTTTTAAAAAATGAATACTCAAATATTGTCATTGTAGATAATAACTCAAATTACAAGCCTCTATTAACCTATTTTGATGAGCTAAAGGATAAAGTTGAAATACATAGATTGACCGAGAATTTTGGACATAGAGTATTTTGGGAGCAAAAAGAAATATTTAATAAATACAATAAAGGCTATTATGTCCTTACCGATCCAGATATCGTCCCTTTAAACTCTTGTCCAAATGATTTTGTTTTAAAATTCAAACAATTATTAGATAAGAATTGGAAATTATCTAAAGTTGGATTTAGCCTAATAACAGACGATATACCAGACACAAATCCCAATAAAACAAAAATTTTAGAATGGGAAAATAGATTCTGGAAAAATAAAACTAAAAGTGGCGATTATCAGTCTAGTATAGATACAACTTTTGCGTTGTATCCTCCAAAAAATATATGGTCATTTAGGGAGAATTTTTACCATGCCATTCGAACAAATAATCCATACATGGCCATACATGGAGGTTGGTATATGGATATAGATAATTTAACCGAAGAACAGAAGTTCTATATGAGTACAGCTAGTAGTTCTAGTTCTTGGAATATTAATAGTAAAGGAGATTTGGCTAACGATGTTTGCTATTAA